A genomic segment from Syntrophotalea acetylenivorans encodes:
- a CDS encoding response regulator transcription factor, producing the protein MRVLVVEDEKKVASFIKRGLEEESFSVDVAYDGEEGLDMAANNPYDVILMDLMLPKKDGLSVIRELREQDIATPVLCLTAKDAVEDIVEGLETGSDDYLTKPFAFGELLARVKALLRRTSKDRGAEIFFADLRLDPVSHKVWRSDKEIDLTAKEYGLLEYFMRNPNEVLTRAMIAEHVWDYTFDSFTNIIDVYVNYLRKKVDRDYDTKLIHTVRGVGYVLKEG; encoded by the coding sequence ATGCGTGTATTAGTTGTCGAAGACGAAAAAAAAGTTGCCAGCTTCATCAAGCGCGGTCTGGAGGAAGAAAGCTTCTCCGTTGATGTGGCTTATGACGGCGAAGAGGGCCTCGATATGGCCGCCAACAATCCTTACGATGTGATCCTGATGGATCTCATGCTGCCGAAAAAAGACGGCCTGTCGGTGATCCGTGAACTGCGCGAGCAGGATATCGCCACTCCGGTCCTCTGTTTGACCGCCAAGGACGCGGTGGAAGATATCGTCGAAGGTCTCGAAACGGGCAGCGACGATTACCTGACCAAGCCCTTTGCCTTTGGTGAGCTGTTGGCCCGGGTCAAGGCCCTGCTGCGGCGCACCAGCAAAGACCGCGGTGCTGAAATTTTCTTTGCCGACCTGCGCCTCGATCCGGTTTCCCACAAGGTTTGGCGCTCTGACAAGGAGATTGATCTTACGGCCAAAGAATACGGTTTGCTCGAATATTTCATGCGAAATCCCAACGAAGTTTTGACCCGGGCCATGATTGCCGAACATGTCTGGGATTACACTTTTGACTCCTTTACCAATATTATCGACGTGTACGTGAACTATTTGCGTAAAAAGGTCGACCGCGATTACGACACCAAGTTGATTCATACGGTGCGCGGAGTCGGTTACGTGCTTAAGGAGGGCTGA
- a CDS encoding sensor histidine kinase, translating into MFSASLRAKLSIWNALILLLVLGVSSGIWYAYLSHSLLKQLDQRLLSMVGEQSLLREQLGGGESIDCAAVDEFARRFRLGELYRVVDEDGRRVCEAKGAKKLMPPLQDWMLEAVRSEGPLLTTVPFPGRHSQRQLILPLEQREGQRFFFQAAIGLGRVEQPLRDLRSLLLLYSPLALIVVAVCGWFLAGRALAPVNNITRAMRKVNADNLNRRLPVGKARDEISRLAETFNAMLANLEESFRKIRQFSGDASHELRTPLTILKGETEVALRWAKHPDEFRKMLESSMEEIDRMGRIIEDLLTLAKSEAGTRSLVIKPFSLSDLLQGVYLQANTLGEAKKIKTYLNLEVTEEIRLMGDELRLRQVFLNLIANAVNYTPEGGQVEITLAVVDGEAKVTVSDSGIGIPAEHLPHIFDRFYRVDKARNREDGGTGLGLAIVKSLAEAHGGRVEVASTPGEGTSFTVFLPAQGPEEWLANNNSLA; encoded by the coding sequence TTGTTCTCGGCTTCCCTCCGAGCAAAGCTGAGTATCTGGAATGCTCTGATTCTGCTGCTGGTCCTTGGGGTCAGTAGCGGCATCTGGTATGCCTATCTGTCTCACAGTCTGCTTAAACAGCTGGATCAGCGGCTTTTAAGTATGGTTGGGGAGCAGAGCCTTTTGCGCGAGCAGTTGGGGGGCGGCGAGTCGATCGATTGCGCAGCTGTTGATGAGTTCGCTCGCCGTTTTCGGCTGGGCGAGTTGTATCGCGTGGTAGATGAAGACGGCCGTCGGGTCTGCGAGGCAAAAGGTGCGAAAAAACTGATGCCGCCTCTGCAGGACTGGATGTTGGAGGCGGTGCGCAGTGAAGGTCCACTGCTGACTACGGTACCCTTTCCCGGGCGCCATTCTCAACGGCAGTTGATTTTGCCGCTGGAACAGCGAGAGGGACAGCGCTTTTTCTTTCAAGCCGCCATCGGTCTGGGGCGGGTTGAGCAGCCCTTGCGGGATTTGCGTTCGTTGCTGCTCCTGTATAGTCCCCTGGCTTTGATTGTCGTGGCGGTTTGTGGCTGGTTTCTGGCTGGCCGAGCGTTGGCGCCGGTGAATAACATCACCCGTGCCATGCGCAAGGTAAATGCTGACAATCTCAATCGAAGACTACCTGTCGGCAAGGCGCGGGATGAAATATCGCGCCTTGCCGAAACGTTTAATGCCATGTTGGCTAATCTGGAAGAGTCCTTCCGCAAGATTCGCCAGTTCTCTGGCGACGCTTCTCATGAGTTGCGCACTCCCTTAACCATTCTCAAAGGGGAGACAGAGGTAGCTTTACGCTGGGCCAAACACCCCGACGAATTCCGCAAAATGCTTGAGTCAAGCATGGAAGAAATTGATCGCATGGGGCGTATTATCGAAGATCTATTGACCCTTGCCAAAAGCGAAGCGGGAACCAGATCTCTGGTAATCAAACCCTTCAGCCTTAGCGATCTGCTGCAGGGAGTTTATCTCCAGGCCAACACGTTGGGCGAAGCAAAGAAGATCAAGACCTATCTCAATCTCGAAGTTACCGAAGAGATTCGCCTGATGGGGGATGAGCTTCGCCTGCGGCAGGTTTTTCTCAACCTGATTGCCAATGCGGTCAACTATACTCCTGAAGGGGGACAGGTTGAAATAACTCTGGCTGTGGTTGATGGTGAGGCCAAGGTGACAGTCAGCGATAGCGGTATCGGTATTCCTGCGGAACATCTACCTCATATCTTCGATCGTTTCTACCGGGTCGACAAGGCGCGTAATCGTGAAGATGGCGGTACCGGCCTTGGTCTGGCCATCGTCAAATCTTTGGCCGAGGCTCACGGCGGACGAGTCGAGGTTGCTTCAACCCCCGGTGAAGGAACCTCCTTTACTGTTTTTCTGCCGGCTCAAGGTCCCGAGGAATGGCTCGCTAATAACAACTCTCTTGCTTGA